The genomic interval AGCAGTCAACGCCCTGGAGATCGGCGGCATAGGCGAAGAGGTGGATATGGGCGTCTATGAAGCCGGGAAGGAGTGTCTTCCCTTGGCAATCGAGGGTTCGGGCGGGGGAGAGGAGGCGGGCGGCCTCCACTGCATCGCCGACCCAGGCGATGCGGTCGCCGGTGAGGGCGACGGCGGAGGCGGCGGGGCGCGAGGGGGCGCAGGTGAGGACGCGGGCGTTGGTGAGGAGGAGGTCAACGCTGGGCATAGGCTAGAGACAACCGCCTGGAGGAGGTTTATGGAGTTACATCAGACCGGATTCCATGATACGATTTCTCTAGTTTGTCCTGAACGGCCTGGAT from Chloroflexota bacterium carries:
- a CDS encoding amidohydrolase family protein; protein product: MPSVDLLLTNARVLTCAPSRPAASAVALTGDRIAWVGDAVEAARLLSPARTLDCQGKTLLPGFIDAHIHLFAYAADLQGVDC